From a region of the Solanum stenotomum isolate F172 chromosome 2, ASM1918654v1, whole genome shotgun sequence genome:
- the LOC125854834 gene encoding probable beta-D-xylosidase 7, producing the protein MGLHKIIVITIIISFLSNTESTCLPFSCDTSNPDTIKLQFCNSSLPVDQRVDDLILRLNLDEKISQLGNTAPAIPRLNIPAYEWWSEALHGLSMEGLGVKFNGSIKAATQFPQIILTASTFDEPLWYRIAQAISREARAVYNAGELKGMTFWAPNVNILRDPRWGRAQETAGEDPMMVGKYAVAYVRGLQGDSFEGGKLKDGHLQASACCKHFAAQDLDYWNGHHRFTFDAQVTPQDMADSFQPPFKTCVEEGKATSLMCAYSRLNGVSNCANYDLLTTTARRQWGFNGYIVSDCDAIRVMRDSHGYTAEDAVAASLKAGMDVNCGSFVANYTRLALEKQKLQESDIDRALCNIFSIRMRLGLFNGDPKKLEYGDISPAEICSQEHQDLALEAARNGIVLLKNSAKLLPLSKIKTTSLAIIGPKANNSELLLGNYAGIPCKNVSLLQGFQGVVKNIGYHPGCNFVNCTSAAIDEAVDVAKKAQYVVLIMGLDQQVERENWDRVDLGLPGQQEILINAVAEAAVEPVILVLVSGGPIDISFAKNHLKIGSILWIGYPGEGGAAALTQILFGEHNPGGRLPVTWYPKDFIKVPMTDMNMRPNSSTGYPGRTYKFYKGPKVYEFGYGLSYTNYSYNITSVSHDKLYFINQTSSDERRKHGSHIHNIAVSKFGSEVCNKVKISVKVVVKNKGKIGGKHPVLLFVRHSKVKNDEVPRKQLIGFKSVHLGAREKSKIKFIVSPCEHFSRANKHGISVIDEGKYYLVVGDKKYPVTVSI; encoded by the exons ATGGGACTCCATAAAATTATTGTGATCACCATTATCATTTCCTTTCTCAGTAATACTGAATCAACTTGTCTTCCATTTTCATGTGACACATCCAATCCAGATACCATAAAATTACAATTCTGTAATTCCTCATTACCCGTCGATCAAAGAGTAGATGATCTCATTTTACGCCTGAATTTGGATGAGAAAATATCACAATTGGGTAACACTGCACCAGCCATTCCTCGGCTAAATATCCCTGCTTATGAGTGGTGGTCGGAGGCGTTACATGGCCTATCTATGGAAGGATTAGGGGTGAAATTTAATGGAAGTATTAAAGCTGCAACTCAGTTCCCTCAGATCATTCTTACTGCTTCTACTTTTGATGAACCTCTCTGGTATCGCATTGCTCAG GCAATTTCGAGAGAGGCAAGAGCAGTGTACAATGCAGGTGAACTAAAGGGAATGACATTTTGGGCACCAAATGTGAACATATTAAGGGATCCAAGATGGGGAAGAGCACAAGAAACAGCTGGGGAAGACCCGATGATGGTAGGAAAATATGCAGTGGCTTATGTAAGAGGACTTCAGGGGGATAGTTTTGAAGGTGGGAAGCTCAAAGATGGGCATCTTCAAGCTTCAGCTTGCTGCAAGCACTTTGCTGCTCAAGATTTGGATTATTGGAATGGCCATCATCGCTTCACCTTCGATGCTCAA GTTACACCACAGGATATGGCAGATTCATTTCAACCACCATTCAAGACTTGTGTGGAAGAAGGAAAAGCTACCAGTCTAATGTGTGCTTATAGTCGTCTCAATGGGGTCTCAAACTGCGCTAACTATGATCTCCTGACCACGACTGCTCGCAGACAGTGGGGTTTCAATGG TTACATTGTATCAGATTGTGATGCAATTCGCGTTATGCGTGATTCCCATGGATACACAGCTGAAGATGCAGTTGCAGCTTCTCTCAAAGCTG GTATGGATGTGAACTGCGGTTCATTCGTGGCAAACTACACAAGATTAGCTTTGGAGAAACAAAAATTACAAGAATCTGATATAGACAGGGCTCTTTGCAATATTTTCTCCATTAGAATGAGGTTAGGACTATTCAATGGTGATCCAAAAAAACTGGAATACGGTGACATTTCTCCTGCAGAGATTTGTAGTCAAGAGCACCAGGATCTAGCCCTTGAAGCAGCAAGAAATGGCATTGTCCTTCTAAAAAATTCTGCCAAACTCCTTCCACTTTCTAAGATAAAAACAACATCCCTTGCTATAATAGGTCCAAAAGCAAACAATTCCGAATTACTTTTAGGTAATTATGCAGGCATTCCCTGCAAAAATGTTTCGTTACTCCAAGGATTTCAAGGCGTTGTGAAAAACATAGGCTACCATCCAGGCTGCAATTTTGTCAACTGTACTTCTGCTGCAATAGATGAAGCAGTAGATGTTGCTAAAAAGGCTCAGTATGTTGTTTTAATAATGGGATTAGACCAGCAAGTGGAGAGGGAGAACTGGGATCGCGTAGATTTAGGACTACCTGGACAACAAGAGATTCTTATTAACGCAGTAGCTGAGGCTGCTGTAGAACCTGTTATACTAGTGTTAGTAAGTGGAGGTCctattgatatttcttttgcCAAGAACCACCTGAAAATCGGAAGCATCTTGTGGATTGGTTATCCTGGAGAAGGTGGAGCAGCTGCACTAACACAGATTCTTTTTGGTGAACATAATCCAG GGGGAAGGTTACCAGTAACATGGTATCCTAAGGACTTCATAAAAGTACCAATGACAGACATGAACATGAGGCCTAATTCATCGACTGGATATCCAGGGCGAACTTACAAATTCTACAAAGGGCCAAAAGTTTATGAATTTGGCTATGGTCTTAGCTACACAAATTATTCATACAACATCACATCTGTTAGTCATGACAAACTCTATTTCATTAACCAAACATCATCAGACGAGAGAAGAAAACACGGTTCACATATTCATAATATTGCAGTTTCGAAATTTGGCTCAGAGGTTTGCAACAAGGTGAAGATATCAGTTAAGGTTGTGGTGAAAAACAAGGGGAAAATAGGTGGTAAACATCCTGTGTTGTTGTTTGTTAGGCATTCTAAAGTGAAGAATGATGAAGTTCCAAGAAAGCAGTTGATTGGATTCAAAAGTGTACATTTAGGTGCAAGAGAAAAAAGTAAGATTAAATTTATTGTGAGCCCTTGTGAACACTTTAGCAGGGCTAATAAGCATGGTATATCAGTAATTGATGAAGGCAAATATTATCTTGTTGTGGGAGATAAGAAATATCCTGTTACTGTTTCTATATGA
- the LOC125857090 gene encoding FBD-associated F-box protein At5g38590-like isoform X1, with translation MGKRQQLSINFALKKCPCTQEDRISQLPDDILVYILSFLTIKEATYTSLLSKRWLPVWKYIPRLDFDATEPLHQVFLNHKLRKMHMKKYVRWVNRTLHKCEVHRLDQFRVCFDLNKFAQHEIDKWLEFAIARQVQRLELDLLKGGKETRDFEYCYTFPAQLLGLNHKLPPLWHNFLSVKVLLLKSVNVTGEVLEFFLHNCPFLEEMVVHGSGTLVNLQVIGPSLKLKHLEIWRCQCLESLKIHDTNLVTLVASAATKLLLSNALMLIKVEIVGAFRPILKDILAPISCVLSQLEVLKITSSDGLVLGNYKFPEFTKLKKFVVHVFAWRDTSLLGCTHVIGAAPLLEEFELKLVWFKPLRVKRECKKMVSCPLRNLKVIRLCGYFGRTCEFELVKYFLENAIVLEKIIIDPRSQIVTPVLSLSTIEMEQMSRNFAKLQLEGEVPPRIELVIL, from the exons ATGGGGAAAAGACAGCAACTTTCCATTAATTTTGCTCTAAAGAAG TGTCCTTGCACTCAAGAAGATCGCATTAGTCAGTTGCCTGATGATATTCTGGTTTATATACTGTCTTTCCTTACCATTAAGGAAGCAACATACACTAGTCTCCTCTCCAAGAGGTGGTTACCCGTGTGGAAATATATTCCTCGACTTGATTTTGATGCCACCGAACCATTACACCAAGTATTTTTGAATCACAAACTAAGGAAAATGCATATGAAGAAGTATGTGAGATGGGTTAACCGTACTTTACACAAGTGTGAAGTACATAGATTAGACCAATTTCGTGTTTGCTTCGATTTAAACAAATTTGCCCAGCATGAGATTGACAAGTGGCTTGAGTTTGCCATTGCTAGGCAAGTCCAAAGGCTAGAGTTGGACTTGTTAAAAGGTGGGAAGGAGACTCGAGATTTTGAATATTGCTACACTTTCCCGGCTCAGCTCCTTGGTCTCAATCATAAGTTGCCACCTCTCTGGCATAATTTTTTGTCCGTAAAGGTACTGTTATTGAAGTCAGTAAATGTGACAGgcgaagttcttgagttcttcCTTCATAACTGCCCGTTTCTTGAAGAAATGGTGGTTCATGGATCTGGAACGCTGGTAAATTTGCAAGTCATTGGTCCTTCCCTCAAGTTGAAACACTTGGAAATTTGGCGCTGCCAGTGTTTAGAATCACTTAAAATCCATGATACAAACCTTGTAACACTTGTGGCTTCAGCAGCAACCAAATTATTGCTCTCAAACGCTCTTATGCTGATCAAGGTAGAGATTGTTGGTGCATTCAGGCCTATTCTGAAAGACATATTGGCTCCGATTTCCTGTGTTCTCTCTCAGCTGGAGGTCCTCAAAATAACTTCCTCTGATGGATTGGTATTG GGGAATTACAAGTTTCCTGAATTTACCAAGCTCAAGAAatttgttgttcatgtttttgcATGGAGAGACACGTCTCTCTTAGGTTGCACACATGTGATAGGGGCTGCACCACTgttggaggaatttgagttgaag TTGGTTTGGTTCAAACCCTTGAGGGTAAAAAGAGAGTGTAAGAAGATGGTAAGTTGTCCTCTCCGAAACCTCAAAGTGATCAGGTTGTGCGGATATTTTGGCCGTACGTGCGAATTTGAGCtcgttaaatattttttggaaaatgctATTGTGCTCgagaaaattattattgatCCTCGTTCTCAAATCGTTACTCCTGTGTTGTCACTTTCGACAATTGAAATGGAGCAAATGTCAAGAAATTTTGCTAAGCTCCAACTTGAAGGTGAAGTTCCTCCGCGTATTGAGTTGGTGATATTGTGA
- the LOC125854833 gene encoding pentatricopeptide repeat-containing protein At5g66520-like has product MGLVDEGRSYVDAMTRYYNVEPNIKNYVRMVDLLARSGLLKGAEKLIDSMPIAPDVATWGALLGACRKHGNSEMGERVGRKLLELQPDHDGFHPPGTDEVLLDIDKEEEESTLFRHSEKLAIAYGLISMAPSPPIRIIKNLKIYSDCHAAAKLLTKAFNREIVVRDQHQFHHFKDGSCSCMEF; this is encoded by the exons ATGGGCCTGGTAGATGAGGGCCGCTCCTACGTTGATGCTATGACCAGATATTACAATGTTGAACCTAATATCAAGAACTATGTACGCATGGTTGATCTACTTGCACGTTCAGGGTTGCTCAAAGGAGCTGAGAAACTTATTGACAGTATGCCTATAGCTCCTGATGTTGCCACTTGGGGTGCTCTTCTTGGAGCTTGCAGAAAACATGGTAATAGTGAAATGGGGGAAAGGGTTGGAAGGAAGCTCCTTGAACTTCAGCCAGATCATGATGGATTTCAT CCTCCAGGCACAGATGAGGTTTTACTTGATATtgataaggaagaagaagaaagtaccCTGTTTAGACATAGCGAAAAGCTTGCAATCGCCTATGGGCTCATTTCTATGGCTCCTTCTCCTCCTATAAGAATAATCAAgaacttaaaaatatatagtgATTGTCATGCAGCTGCAAAACTACTAACAAAAGCTTTTAATCGCGAAATTGTGGTGAGGGATCAACATCAGTTTCATCATTTTAAGGATGGCTCTTGTTCCTGCATGGAGTTTTAG
- the LOC125857090 gene encoding FBD-associated F-box protein At5g60610-like isoform X2, with the protein MGKRQQLSINFALKKCPCTQEDRISQLPDDILVYILSFLTIKEATYTSLLSKRWLPVWKYIPRLDFDATEPLHQVFLNHKLRKMHMKKYVRWVNRTLHKCEVHRLDQFRVCFDLNKFAQHEIDKWLEFAIARQVQRLELDLLKGGKETRDFEYCYTFPAQLLGLNHKLPPLWHNFLSVKVLLLKSVNVTGEVLEFFLHNCPFLEEMVVHGSGTLVNLQVIGPSLKLKHLEIWRCQCLESLKIHDTNLVTLVASAATKLLLSNALMLIKVEIVGAFRPILKDILAPISCVLSQLEVLKITSSDGLVLGNYKFPEFTKLKKFVVHVFAWRDTSLLGCTHVIGAAPLLEEFELKVVDS; encoded by the exons ATGGGGAAAAGACAGCAACTTTCCATTAATTTTGCTCTAAAGAAG TGTCCTTGCACTCAAGAAGATCGCATTAGTCAGTTGCCTGATGATATTCTGGTTTATATACTGTCTTTCCTTACCATTAAGGAAGCAACATACACTAGTCTCCTCTCCAAGAGGTGGTTACCCGTGTGGAAATATATTCCTCGACTTGATTTTGATGCCACCGAACCATTACACCAAGTATTTTTGAATCACAAACTAAGGAAAATGCATATGAAGAAGTATGTGAGATGGGTTAACCGTACTTTACACAAGTGTGAAGTACATAGATTAGACCAATTTCGTGTTTGCTTCGATTTAAACAAATTTGCCCAGCATGAGATTGACAAGTGGCTTGAGTTTGCCATTGCTAGGCAAGTCCAAAGGCTAGAGTTGGACTTGTTAAAAGGTGGGAAGGAGACTCGAGATTTTGAATATTGCTACACTTTCCCGGCTCAGCTCCTTGGTCTCAATCATAAGTTGCCACCTCTCTGGCATAATTTTTTGTCCGTAAAGGTACTGTTATTGAAGTCAGTAAATGTGACAGgcgaagttcttgagttcttcCTTCATAACTGCCCGTTTCTTGAAGAAATGGTGGTTCATGGATCTGGAACGCTGGTAAATTTGCAAGTCATTGGTCCTTCCCTCAAGTTGAAACACTTGGAAATTTGGCGCTGCCAGTGTTTAGAATCACTTAAAATCCATGATACAAACCTTGTAACACTTGTGGCTTCAGCAGCAACCAAATTATTGCTCTCAAACGCTCTTATGCTGATCAAGGTAGAGATTGTTGGTGCATTCAGGCCTATTCTGAAAGACATATTGGCTCCGATTTCCTGTGTTCTCTCTCAGCTGGAGGTCCTCAAAATAACTTCCTCTGATGGATTGGTATTG GGGAATTACAAGTTTCCTGAATTTACCAAGCTCAAGAAatttgttgttcatgtttttgcATGGAGAGACACGTCTCTCTTAGGTTGCACACATGTGATAGGGGCTGCACCACTgttggaggaatttgagttgaag GTTGTGGACAGCTGA